The Candidatus Obscuribacter sp. region GGCACAACCGGATGGTCTCAAGCAGGACAGGGCATTTAAGTCCAAGTCCAAAAAACGTAGCGTGGTCCTGATGGACCGCGATATAGCTTCGCTTCTGGAGCTTTATTTACACCGCACAATTTCATCCAGTCAACTAGCCCGGCTTTGTTTTCCCGATATCAGCTACGAGACAGCCCGCAAACGCTTGGAGACGCTTGCAGCAGGCCGGTTTTACTGGTGGTGCCAGCAGCGGCCGCATGGAAGGCCGGGGGCGCCCTGAACTGATTTATTTTTTGACTGCTGCCGGTGCTCGCGCCCTGGAGCATCACAAGGGTATCAGCTGGGAAACCATCCCCACTGGTCCACCCCATACTTATCATAAAGAGCATTTTTTGCGTCTTGTCGATCTCAGATTGGCTCTTGAGGACGCTGAGCATCAACAAATCATCTCCAATCTCGAATTTGTCACCGGGCGAGAATTTTGGAAAGAACTGGGCGGCGATTTGACTGAAGCAGAAGAACAAGCTGATGCCACTATCGGCTTTAAGTACATGCAGGGCGATATGCCGGCAGTACGCATTTTGCTCGAAATCGATACTGGTAATTTTCGCCAGACTCGGCACTGGGAGCCAAAAATAAGAGCATTTCTCAAGACCGGTCTGCCTATTTGGGTAATAACCGGCAGTGCACCGCGCATTTTTACTTTGCGTAAATGGACCCAGCCACTGCTGGATGAGGCCGCTGTGGGACCGGGCAAATGTGTTTTTGCTGTCTACAACGAAATCATCGAAAAGGGTGTTTTTGGCGCCCAGTGGCAACGCACAGACGGCACTTTTACCGACCTCAGACCCCGCTAGTACCTTGCTCTGTTTTGATTTCTCCATTTAGCAGTTCTTCGGCAAAATGACAGGCCGAAAAGTGCCCTGGGGTGATTTCTCTTAGCGCCGGCAAGTCTTTGCGGCAAATATCTCTGGCAATCGGGCAGCGCGTATGAAAAGCACAGCCAGAAGGTGGATTGGCTGGACTGGGCAGGTCGCCTGTAAGAATAATGCGATTGGAGCGGTCAAAGTCTGGGTCCGGCACTGGCGCTGCCGAAATAAGCGCTCGCGAATAAGGATGCAGTGGTTTTTGGTAGACCTCGTCGCAGGGACCTAGCTCCACGATGCGACCCAGATACATGACAGCAATGCGGTCACTGATATAGCGCACAACATCCAGATTGTGGGCGATAAACAAATAAGTGAGGCTGAATTCTTTTTTGAGATCCTGGAGCAAATTAAGTATCTGCGCCTGCACACTGACATCGAGTGCTGAGACTGGTTCATCGGCGACAATTAGTTTGGGTCTTAAAGCCAGCGCCCTGGCAATACCAATACGCTGTCTTTGTCCACCCGAAAATTCATGGGGATAGCGGTCCAGCATTTCTTTGCGCAGTCCCACGAGTTCAATCAGTTTTTCAGTTTCTTCTCTCAGCTTTTTGCCAGATGCTACACCGTGAACAACCAGAGGCTCTGCCAATATTTGTTCGATTGTCATGCGGGGATCAAGGCTGGCGTATGGATTTTGGAAGACAATTTGCATCTGCCGACGCAAAGGCTTCATCGCTCTTGCATCGAGACCCATTATCTCTTTGCCTTCAAAGCTTACTTCACCTGTGGTGGCATTCATCAGACGCAGCATCACTCGACCGAGGGTGGACTTGCCACAACCAGACTCGCCCACAAGCCCCAGGGTCTCGCCCTCGATGATGTCGAGGTTGACACTGGTCAATGCTTTGACCGCACCCACTTGCTTGTTAAAGAAGCCTTTGCGGATGGGGAAGTGTTTTGTGAGATTGCGAATCTGGACCAGTGAACTTGTCATTATCTCAAATTAGTCGGTAGTTTTGACACTTATAGAGTTTAGTCTATCCGCTAATTTTGACAGAAATTTGGAAGCTGCGTGTGCACTTTGTGAATTGGCAGGAGCCTTTTGGCAAACATGGCTGGCTAAGTTGATAGGGGTGCCACAGCACTCGTGCACTTTGTGTACGCCACGAGTATGGCTGCGAATCAAATCACCGGCAGTCATGGGTGTCCTCACCACAGTGCCGTTCTTATCGGTCCATTCTTCGGCAATGGCTTTTTGATCTCTGGCATGAGCATGCAATTTGCGTGCCAGTGTCTCGCTATTGTCGCCGTCAAAGCCTTCGTAGTGGCCCCAGAGGTTTTTGGTGATGCGATAAGGGCGTGGCTCTCTCAAAAATACGTACCAGAAGACCGTGTACAGTATGAGAAGCTCAAAGGCAATGATTGCAATGCCAAACACAAGGGCCTCCTGGCTTAAGCTAAGCCGTGAGTTGAGATACCTTTTAATCGATCTAAAAGATCTGGTAGGGCGCTAGATAATGCCGAGTTTTAGCTTTGGGGTAGGCAATACTCGGTGTTAGTTGGTGGATGCACCCTGTATGAAAACGATAAAGCTCTGGTGAGTAAGCTTTATTATGCGAATATTCTAACGAAAGATTGCAAAAAAGCTACAGCTTTTTAATAAAATCAACGATGTCAAGCGGTTAATTGTAGCGCTCGTGATCTAACAGTGCACGGCGCTTGCAGATTTTTGCCGGTGCTTTGCCAGGCAGTCAAGTGAAACATTGAGCCGGCGGCTATATAGCCAATAGACATGTACTTATTGAGGCAACTCTTTACTATGATTTAGCTGTCCTTTTTGTGGAGTAAAAAATGCAGGAAAGCAAAATTGCAGTGATTGGCGCTGGCACCATGGGAGCATCAATCGCTCTGGCATTAGTCAGTGGTGGCTATCCTGTCTTGCTCAAAGAGACTGACGACAAATTTTTAGCCAAAGGCTTTGAAGTAATCGATCGTCTGCTTGCTTCTAAAGTCAAAAAGGGCATGACTGAAGAAGCCGCTAGCTCCTTGCGTCAAATGATCAGCGGCACAACTGTATATGATGATTTTGCCGAAGTAGACTTTGTCATCGAAGCTGCTTCAGAAAATATCGATATCAAACGACAGATTTTTCAAGATCTTGATCAGTATTGTCATCTTGAAGCAATTCTTGCCACCAATACTTCCAGTCTATCTATTTCTCAAATTGCTGGATTTACAAGACGTGCTGACAAAGTAGTGGGCATGCACTTTTTTAACCCTGCTCACATCATGAAACTAGTAGAAGTAATACCAGGCCTGGAGACTTCGCACGATACTGTTTTGTCTGCTCTGGAGCTTGCTACCAGTTTGGGCAAGCTCGCTATTAGAGTGGAAGAATGTGCTTCGTTTTTGGTCAATAGACTGCTTGGACGCTATATGAATGAAGCGCTCTTTTGTCTCGAAGAAGGTCTGGCTACGGTGGAAGAAATCGACCAGGCCGCTGTGGATTTTGTGGTGCCCATAGGACCACTGGCTTTGCGCGATATGAACGGTGCTGATATCGGTCTGGCTGTCGCTACTTTTAACTACAACGAATACGGACCGCGCTTTGCTGTACCGGCTTTGCTTGGCGAACTGGTCAAAGAAAATAGCCTGGGCCAAAAAACCGGTGCGGGATTTTATAGCTATGACAAAGAAACAAGAAAGCGTCAGGGTGTCAATCCAAACCTGGCCGCTATGCTCGAGCGGGCGCGCCAGACTGACAGCATGGGAGCTAGCAAGGGCGAAAAATTTAGCGCAGAAAGGCTCTTTTTGCCAATGATAAACGAAGCGTTTTTAGCTATGCAAGAACGCATCTGTCAGCCTGAAGATCTCGACAGAGCCCTGATGGCTGGACTGGGTATGCGCAAAGGACCTCTCACTATAGCCAGTGAAATGGGACTTGCTCAATGTTTAGCAGAAATTGAAAGACTGAGTCAGGTTTGCGGCGAGAGATTTAGACCAGCTCCCTTACTCAAACGATTTGTTTGGGCAGGACGTGCATCGGTGGTCTAAATTTGATGCTGCTCTTCTAGTTCACCGCCCACATTAAAGTGGTCGTTTACCCACATGGCGATGACGGAGCAAATGGCAGTGATTGACAGGCCTATTGCGTATTCCATAATTCCTCAACATTCCTCTGGTATGTCACTTGAGGCGCCCGTTTTGAGCTTAAGTTCCTCAATGACTCCTTATATACAGTAAATATCGTTTATCGCATCTTTGTTGTCTTTATAGCACTATCATCTATCAGCTCTGGCAAAGACGAGGTTAAGGAAATACTAGGACTTTCTTAAGGACTGGGCTTTTGCGGACCTATTGACAAGAGTTAATCTAAACTGTTTTGCTGACTGGCACTGCATTTGCTTGATTAAGGGGGAACACCCCTCTTTGCTTGTCGTCAATCCTTTCGTCAAGCTAATTTGAGCGGTACAGTATTGGCTTAGCATCCATACTTGAGCGCTAGTGCAGGACTCTTATGTCAAATCATCGCAAAGCAAAATTTACTGCAAATAAAATAATTGCACTGAGCTTAGGTCTAGTGCTCTCCAGTCCTTATTGTCTGGCTGCTAGTGGCAATACTGTCAATGGCCTGACGCCAGCTAACATGAGCCGCCTGGCTGACTTCGAAGAAGAAATCTACGGCGCTGCTCGTAAAAATCTCTCTAACGATGCCAGACTCGACGAGTTAGAGCTAAAACTATTGGGCTCGACCAAAAGCGGTAGCGACACTGTACGCCTCGAGCAAATTGCCAGTCTTATGCCCTCTACCAGGGCTGGCAGCACAGCACTTGTGCCTCGCGCTCCGTCCTTAGATAGTCTGCCTGTGCAGGCGGCACCGTTTAGAGACAATCCTCAGCAAGAATTACAAGACAAAAATAGCGAAGCCCTGGCAAACGCCCTCTCTCTTTATAGCAGCGGTCATACAGCAGAGGCACAAAAGGGACTGTCTGACATACTTAACGGCGATCCAAATAACTTTGATGCCCTCTACAATCTAGGCGTCATCTCTGAGAGTGCTGGTAATTTTGACCAGGCGCTCTACTATTACAAACGCGCTCAGGCAGTCAATGGCAAAGACAGTGAAGTAAATAAAGCGGTGCTTGCCCTGAGCCGCAAAGCAGCCGATACTCAAAAAACTTTGAGCGACAAAGCGCAGCAACAAAAACAAGCCAGGCTCAAACAGATGGTGCAAGAAGCCTCCGCTATGTACCAGGCTAAAAACTTTGATGGCGCCATCAGTCGCCTTACTGCTGTCGCTTATGAGGCTCCACGCGACGCCGATGTGCAGTTTGCTCTGGCTCAAGCTTGTCGGGGTAAAGGCGATATCAATGGAGCCAGACATTTTATGGCTCAAGCATTAGCTCTAAATCCTCAAAACCAGTCCTATGCAAATGCCATGCGAGAGCTGCAAAACGCCCCTGCTGTTGCCTCCGGCGCTCCTGCCGTGGCACCATCTTACCGCGGCAACCAGATTGCTAGTAGTAGCAACGCTGCCACTGCTGGCGGACAAATCACACCATTTGCTGGCTCTAAGGCCGACGAATACGCCGCCAGTGGTGGTCAATCTGGTTATGCCTCCACCAGTAGCTATCTTGGAGCTGGTAGTACCAGACTCAAAAGAGCTGTCACCTACGGTGTAGCTGGAGCTGCCGGGGCTGCTCTATTTAGTGCTTTTGCGCCAAGCTATAATGGTCGCAGCCGCTCATACAACATGGGTAGTGCTGCTCTCAAGGGTGGTTTACTGGGCTCCTTTCTTGGTTTAACCTTTGGTCGATAGCTCTCAGTTGCCATCTGGAACATTCAAACCCGCTCACCGTCAAAATCCCATGTGGTCCTAAGTCAAGTCAAATGTTTAAGTGTTGGAGATCTCAAATGTATCGCCCCGACAAAAAAAATATAGCTCTTTGCGCTCTAGTGGCAAGTGCTTTTTATTTGAGCACAGCCAGTGCTAGTGCTGCTGAGCCTGTCCTCAAAGGTAGTGTCAAACTCAACGGTGCTGGTCAGAGACTGGCCCGTCCTCAGAGTGGCGCTGCCACCACTGACGATACTATCCCTGTGGCTCCTTCCAGGCTCAGTGGCCGGGCTAATTCTTCTGGCGGTTTAGTCGACCCCAATTTATTTGCCGCTGTACCAGTCAGAGACAGCGCTCCATTACAAGGTAATACTTTTGCCAATCAAGCTGCTAACAGTAAATTTGATATTGGCGCTGAGCGCGGTAGTCGCACCCTGACTCTTGCCTGGGAAGCCTGGCACAAACAACTCAGTGCCGAAATCTACGCCCGCTGGCAGGAACTTGCCATGATTCGTGGTCAAGCCACGATGAAAGTAACAGTGACAAACGACCGCCATATTTATGCTGAGATTACCCAACCATCAGGCAAGCCGGCCTTTGATAGGATTCTATTTAAGGTAATTGATTCGCTGCAAGGCAATCCTGGATTGACCTTCCCCACAGGCTCGCAAAGACCATCTGTTAGTTTTGAAGCTGATTATATCGCCGACACCAATGTCAAAGGCGGCTATAGCTGGACTCACAACGACTACGAAAACGTCAAACAAAATTATTGAGCCAGTAATTTATTGAGCCAGTATTTCCATTAGCTGTTTGGCTCGTGCTTCTCTAGTGGACAGCTTGCCTTTGAGCTCATCGAGACGCGCTTGCGCTGCTTGCGACCAGTCGCCTGGTAGTCTCACTGCGCTGCCTGTTATGGCGGCAAAGGGCACTATATAAGCGGCGTCACTCAGCGACAGCACAAATAACGGTGGCTGTTGCATAAAGAGCGATTTGATTTGATTATTGATGTCGTGGATAAATTCAGTGATAGTTTGGTCCAGATTGTTTTTGACAAACTCAGCACTGCCAGTGATTGTCTCTTTTTGCTCACCATCGCCAAAGTGCCAGATAAATTCGCTATCTGTTTGGCTGTCAGTCAAGATCATTGCATTAAGCGAGATAATTGAGAGTGCTCCAGTATCTTGACTCAGTCCAGTGGCCTTGACCCAGGCACAGAGTAGTATCGCCAGGATAAACTCGCCTTTGCTTTTAAAGCGTTGTGTTTGTTTGCGCCAACCCGAGTCTATCCAGCTGATTATCTCGGTGCTTTCTTTGAGGTTGAGTGTGTTGGTCAGGGACTTTAGCACCAGCTCGTCGTTGCGCGAATCCAGCTCAATTAGTTTTTCCTGGCTCAAGTGATGACCTTTGCGGTATTGCAAAAAAGCTTGCTCATCAATCTTATTGCCCAGATCCTTTGCCATCAAATACGGTGCTTCAAAGCTGTATAGCTCGCGGCTTACTGTGGTGGCCTGTCTGGCTAGTTGGATTAAGTCATCACTTGTTTGTTGGTTAAAGTCTGGCACAGGCAGGCGCTTGAGATCACCGACCTGATAATTTATGGTTGGATTGAGATCCTGAGCAAATGCCATAGCTAAGCCGCTGTTTAAATAAGCCAAAAGCAAATCTTCGTCTATTGTCTTACTAAAGATAGCCGAGCCGCCCACATCAAAGATACAGCCTGGAGGCATCTTGCGCACAGCCAGGGCACGTGAATTGACAAATGAAAAAGTGAGTCCGGCTTTGAAGTAAAAGTCTTCGTTTTTGACCACCCACTGGGTCTTACCTTTGAGATAGGGGTAAGACTGATTTACAGCTTCTTTGACGGCGGCACCGTTGTCCTGCCAGTAGATTACATTTTCGAGGGGATGATACCAGCGTCTTGTGCCTTTTCCTTTGATATATGGCAGCCAGTCTTTTTTATCTTCTTCGGCGATTTCCCAGATAAAACGTACAAATCTCTCATTGTCTGATGTTGCCAGGCCTTGCTTGATATCAGCCAGGTTAGCCAGTCTGGGCAAAGAATTATAGAGCAGTGCAGCTGTCGGTGGTCGTTTAAAATTAAAAGTAAGACCGTTGTCGATTGTAAAATCAAGTTGCCTGCGCAGCACAAATGGTCCAGCTTTTTGACCAAAGCAAATTTTTTGTGCCCATTCTTTTTTGTCTTCACGACTGGTCCAGTCCATATAGTGGACTTCGCTTGTAATGTCCGGCTCAGACCGATTGACGGTAGTGACAACGATGGCGCTACTAGCTTTTTCGCCGCTCAATAGCGGAAAAACACCAGCGCCCATCTCGATAATATTATTGATTGTGGTTTTACTCAGGAGACTCTCTCTAATTGCTCTGGCACTGGGTAGAGATAGTATTGAGCTTTGCGTGATAAAGCCGATTTTGCCACCAGGTTTGCACCAGGTCAGTGCCCGTGATAAAAAACAATGTCCCAGCTCGTTTTGACAGCCATTGTAGAGTTTTTTGAGTTGTTCTTTGAGTTTGCGATCGAGTAATTTGCGCCCCAGATATGGTGGATTGGTAACGACACAGTCGTACTTGTTTTGCAGGATATGATCTGGCGGTAAATTGTCTGTCAATGAGCCTAACAGCGCTGTTGGATTATCGCTGGGCAGACACTGGATATGGTTGTTTTTAAAGCCTTCGCTGTCTATGCTCTGACCCAGAGCCTGGGCGATAAGATAGACCAAAGTAACTGCTCTATTATCGAGATCGGCGCCGTAGAGATTATTAGCAAGAGTCGCTTCAAATGATTCTTTGAGAGTCAGACCCAAGCCCTGGTAAAACTGACAAAAAATATCGAGAGCACCAAAAATAAAATTACCAGTGCCCACACAAGGGTCCA contains the following coding sequences:
- a CDS encoding 3-hydroxybutyryl-CoA dehydrogenase → MQESKIAVIGAGTMGASIALALVSGGYPVLLKETDDKFLAKGFEVIDRLLASKVKKGMTEEAASSLRQMISGTTVYDDFAEVDFVIEAASENIDIKRQIFQDLDQYCHLEAILATNTSSLSISQIAGFTRRADKVVGMHFFNPAHIMKLVEVIPGLETSHDTVLSALELATSLGKLAIRVEECASFLVNRLLGRYMNEALFCLEEGLATVEEIDQAAVDFVVPIGPLALRDMNGADIGLAVATFNYNEYGPRFAVPALLGELVKENSLGQKTGAGFYSYDKETRKRQGVNPNLAAMLERARQTDSMGASKGEKFSAERLFLPMINEAFLAMQERICQPEDLDRALMAGLGMRKGPLTIASEMGLAQCLAEIERLSQVCGERFRPAPLLKRFVWAGRASVV
- a CDS encoding dipeptide ABC transporter ATP-binding protein, whose translation is MTSSLVQIRNLTKHFPIRKGFFNKQVGAVKALTSVNLDIIEGETLGLVGESGCGKSTLGRVMLRLMNATTGEVSFEGKEIMGLDARAMKPLRRQMQIVFQNPYASLDPRMTIEQILAEPLVVHGVASGKKLREETEKLIELVGLRKEMLDRYPHEFSGGQRQRIGIARALALRPKLIVADEPVSALDVSVQAQILNLLQDLKKEFSLTYLFIAHNLDVVRYISDRIAVMYLGRIVELGPCDEVYQKPLHPYSRALISAAPVPDPDFDRSNRIILTGDLPSPANPPSGCAFHTRCPIARDICRKDLPALREITPGHFSACHFAEELLNGEIKTEQGTSGV
- a CDS encoding N-6 DNA methylase, whose amino-acid sequence is MQAELLSHDLTLATERKMVRKLSKDILLWLKEHQDLSDTSDLEALLLLTCATYISFSADQLMQDITPDVVTMQAGHLLAGLKQNPPPEYDWLNAGLRLMQTSAARAALESATTLIAKTESSPRMNFGTRAAFVGTVYQGLSQARRKLTNKSIVQGAKQTEQNELIAFTQVLTPDWVVKLILSLALARGPALTHHRSLDELKSVTLLDPCVGTGNFIFGALDIFCQFYQGLGLTLKESFEATLANNLYGADLDNRAVTLVYLIAQALGQSIDSEGFKNNHIQCLPSDNPTALLGSLTDNLPPDHILQNKYDCVVTNPPYLGRKLLDRKLKEQLKKLYNGCQNELGHCFLSRALTWCKPGGKIGFITQSSILSLPSARAIRESLLSKTTINNIIEMGAGVFPLLSGEKASSAIVVTTVNRSEPDITSEVHYMDWTSREDKKEWAQKICFGQKAGPFVLRRQLDFTIDNGLTFNFKRPPTAALLYNSLPRLANLADIKQGLATSDNERFVRFIWEIAEEDKKDWLPYIKGKGTRRWYHPLENVIYWQDNGAAVKEAVNQSYPYLKGKTQWVVKNEDFYFKAGLTFSFVNSRALAVRKMPPGCIFDVGGSAIFSKTIDEDLLLAYLNSGLAMAFAQDLNPTINYQVGDLKRLPVPDFNQQTSDDLIQLARQATTVSRELYSFEAPYLMAKDLGNKIDEQAFLQYRKGHHLSQEKLIELDSRNDELVLKSLTNTLNLKESTEIISWIDSGWRKQTQRFKSKGEFILAILLCAWVKATGLSQDTGALSIISLNAMILTDSQTDSEFIWHFGDGEQKETITGSAEFVKNNLDQTITEFIHDINNQIKSLFMQQPPLFVLSLSDAAYIVPFAAITGSAVRLPGDWSQAAQARLDELKGKLSTREARAKQLMEILAQ
- a CDS encoding tetratricopeptide repeat protein, with the translated sequence MSNHRKAKFTANKIIALSLGLVLSSPYCLAASGNTVNGLTPANMSRLADFEEEIYGAARKNLSNDARLDELELKLLGSTKSGSDTVRLEQIASLMPSTRAGSTALVPRAPSLDSLPVQAAPFRDNPQQELQDKNSEALANALSLYSSGHTAEAQKGLSDILNGDPNNFDALYNLGVISESAGNFDQALYYYKRAQAVNGKDSEVNKAVLALSRKAADTQKTLSDKAQQQKQARLKQMVQEASAMYQAKNFDGAISRLTAVAYEAPRDADVQFALAQACRGKGDINGARHFMAQALALNPQNQSYANAMRELQNAPAVASGAPAVAPSYRGNQIASSSNAATAGGQITPFAGSKADEYAASGGQSGYASTSSYLGAGSTRLKRAVTYGVAGAAGAALFSAFAPSYNGRSRSYNMGSAALKGGLLGSFLGLTFGR